In the genome of Lentisphaerota bacterium, one region contains:
- a CDS encoding 6-carboxytetrahydropterin synthase, producing the protein MLTVRKACHFHAAHVLSNHAGACKNLHGHTYRVLAEVAQARGDTADMVIDFHDLLAVLRDVIVARFDHAFIYDEAGASEREIAAVLVRNGMKTVGLPFRTTAENLARHFFRELAGRINVVSVTVYETDDSSAEYREDPAR; encoded by the coding sequence ATGCTGACCGTTCGCAAAGCCTGCCATTTTCATGCCGCCCATGTGCTGTCCAACCACGCGGGCGCGTGCAAGAACCTGCACGGCCACACCTACCGGGTGCTGGCCGAAGTGGCGCAGGCACGGGGCGACACCGCCGACATGGTCATCGATTTTCACGATCTTCTGGCCGTGTTGCGCGACGTGATTGTGGCGCGTTTCGACCATGCCTTCATTTATGACGAAGCTGGCGCCAGTGAGCGCGAAATTGCGGCGGTCCTCGTTCGGAACGGCATGAAGACGGTGGGGCTTCCCTTTCGCACCACCGCCGAGAATTTGGCCCGTCATTTCTTTCGCGAGTTGGCGGGGCGCATCAACGTGGTGTCGGTCACCGTCTACGAGACGGACGACTCGAGCGCCGAGTATCGCGAGGATCCTGCCCGATGA